TCGTGGCCGGCTTCACGGTGATCCTGGTGCTGAGCGGGATCTACCTGTGGTGGCCGCGCCGGCCGAAGGGCGGCCGGGGTGGCGGCCAATGCGGCGGCATCCTGTCGGTGCGGGGCGATCCGGCCAAGCGGGTCTGGTGGCGCGACCTGCACGCGGTCACGGGCTTCGTCGCCGGCGCCGGCCTGTTCTTCCTCGCCGCCACCGGCCTGCCGTGGTCGATCGTCTGGGGCGACCAGCTCCGGGCCCTGTCGAACCGCGCCGGGCTCGGCCTTCCGACCGAATTGTGGGCCGGGGTGCCGGTCTCGCGCGTGCCGATGGGCGAGGTGCTCGACACCACCGGGTGGGCCCTCGAGACGGCGCCGCTGCCGCGCTCGGAGGCTCGCGAGGGGGTGCCGATCGGCATCGACCGGGCGGCCGAGATCCTGACCGGGCTCGGCATGCCGGCGGGCTACGAGCTGGCGCTGCCGGAGGGGCCGGCCGGCGTCTACGCGGCCGCCGCCTACCCGCGCGACGTCACGCGCCAGCGGATGATCTCCCTCGACCAGTATAGCGGGCGGCCGCTCGTCAACGTGACGTTCGGCGACATCGGCCTCGTCGGGCGCGGGATCCAGTACGGGATCGGGCTGCACAAGGGCGAGTATGCCGGGCGCATCAACCAGCTCCTGATGCTGGCCTTCTGCCTCGCCACGATCCTGCTCGCCGTCACCGCCGCGGTGATGTGGTGGAAGCGCCGGCCGAAGGGCCGCCTCGGCGTGCCGGCCTGGCCGGACGACCGCCGGGCGGTCGCCGGGGTCACCGGCCTCGTCGTCGCCATGGGGCTCGTCTTTCCCCTCACCGGGCTGGCGATCCTGGCGATGATCGCGGTCGATGCGGGCCTCGCGGGCCTGCGGCGCGGCATCCGGCGGCCGGCAACGGCCTGACGTCGGTCGCCTTCGGGCGGCCGACGGCCGCCCGGCGTCATCCTGTTGGCGGCTTTTCGCGCCGCGCCCCTCTTCGACGAGACTTCCCGATGCCGACCCTCCCCGGTTCCGGCGTGCGACCCCGCGCGCTCGCCCTCCTCCTCGCGTTCGGCCCGGGCGCCGCCCTCGCGCAGGGCGCCCCCGACACCATCGCCCTCGACGAGATCTCCGTCGCGGGAGCCGGGGGCCCTCCCAAGGCCGCCTTCGGCGTCGCGGCGCCGCCGGGCTCGGGCCCGAGCGTGATCGAGCGCCCGGTCGGCGAGATCGTCACGGCGATCGGCCGCCGGGACGTGATCGCGAACCGCCCGGCGACCACGATCGGCCAGGTGCTCGTCAACAGCCCCGGCGTCACCGTGCGCCAGGGCAACGGGCCCCGCGACGTGGTGGTGTCGATCCGCGGCAACAACGCCCGCTCGACCGGCGTCGTCAAGAACATGGTGGTGCTGGAGGACGGCTTCCCGCTCACCCAGCCCGACGGCGCCTCGCGCTTCGACCTCACCGACCCGCGGGCCTATTCCCGCATCGACGTCTTCCGCGGGCCGCAATCGCCCCTGTTCGGCAACTACGCCAGCGGCGGCGCCCTCGCCTTCCGCACCCGCACCGGCCGGGAGATCGACGGTTACGAAGTGGGCGTCGATGCCGGCAGCTTCGGATACCTGAACCATTACTTCACCGTCGGCGGGGTGAGCGGTCCCTACGAGGTCAGCCTGTTCGCCAGCGATTTCCGCCTGAACGGCTTCCAGGACCACGCCAGCGCCAACACCCAGACGGTCAACCTTCTGGCGAGCTACACACCCGGTCCGGACAACCGCTTTACCCTGAAGGTCATCAACAACACCCTCGACGTCGACCTCGCCGCCCGCTCGTCGCTCGCGCAGTACCGGATCAACCCCTACCAGCGCGGCTGCGCCACCGCGGCCAACGCCGCCGCGGGCTGCACCACCTTCAACCTGTTCCGCAACGGCGCCTTCGGGGCCACCGTGCCGGTGACGGCGTCCGAGGGCGCCTTCGGCCGCAACGACCGGCGCACGATCGTCGCCGGGCGCTGGGAGCACGACATCGACGCCGACACGACCTGGCGCGCGCAAGTCGGCTTCGACGAGCGCAACTTCGACCAGCCGTTCTACACCTCGTCGTCGCGCGGCAGCTATCCGTCCTACAACGTCCTCACCGACCTCACCCGGCGCGGCGAGGTGTTCGGCCTGCCGGCGATCGGCTACGTCGCGCTCTCCTACAACGCCATCGACAACCACATCGCGCTCTACAACCGAGCGCCCTATGGCGGCCCGCGCCTCGGCGCGCTCACGAGCAACCAGGAGGCGGTGCAGTCGAATCTCGGCGGCCGGGCCCGGGGCGAGATCGCGCTGTCGGACAGGTGGACCGGCGTCATCGGCGTCTCGGCCGAGAACACCTGGCTCAAGGGGCGCACCCTCACCTACGCCTACTCTGCCAACGGCGTGACGCCGGCGCGCGCCGACATCGACCGCAGCTTCCTCAACGTCGCGCCGGAACTGGCGCTGGTCTACCGGCCCGACGAGGCCCTCGCCGTCCGCGGCCGCGTCGCCACCGGCTACGCCACGCCGGCGGCGAGCACGTTGTTCGTCACCCCGGCCGGCGTACCGGGCAACAACACCGACCTGCGCACCCAGACCAATCTCGGCGTCGATCTCGGCGTCGACTGGTCGCCCCTGCCGGATCTCCGCCTGAGCCTCACCGGATTCTACGAGTTCTTCCGCAACGAGTTCGTCACCCAGTCGCCGGGGGCGGGCCTGCTCAGCTACACCTTCAACGCCCCGGCCTCGGAGCATCGCGGCATCGAGGCGGGCGCCGAGTGGGCGTTCTCGCCGGGCTGGCGCGCCACCGCGGCCTACGGCCTCAACGACCAGTTCTACACCCGCTACGTCGAGCAGTTGAGCGCCGGCAGCCTCACCGCGCGGTTCGACCGGGCCGGGCGCCTGATCCCCGGCGTGCCGGCCCACCAGCTCCTCGCCCGGATCGGCTACGACCAGCCGTCGGGACCGTTCAAGGGCGTCGGCGCCTTCGTCGAGGCGGTCTACCAGGACGGATTCTTCCTCGACAACGCCAACCTGCTGAAAGCCCCGGGCTACACGATCCTCAACGCCAACATCCACTACGACACCGACCTGATCGCGTCTTACGCCAAGCGCCTCAGCCTCTACGTCGAGGTGCGCAACGTCTTGAACACGACGTACATCGCCTCGGCCCAGCCGCTGGCGAACTCGATCAGCGCCGTGACCGGGCTGCAGAACGGCGCGAGCGTGCTCGCCACCACCACCGGCTCGATCTTCGCCGGTGCGCCGCGGAGTTTCGTCGGGGGGATGAAGCTGGCGTTCTGAGACCGCCCCGCCGCGCGTTTTGCGCACATCACGCAACGAGCAGGTTGACTTCCTCACCCTCTCGCGCCCATCAGGCGCTAACAGCCGGTCAATCGCGCATTCCTTGCGCGATCCGTGCATAGGAGGAACGCATGGGCATGGGCGAGGTTCGGATCAAGCGCGCGATCGAGAGCGTGCCGGGCGGGATGATGGTGGTGCCGCTGCTCGTCGGCGCGGTGATCGCCACCCTGTTCCCGGCGACCCCGAAGGTGTTCGGCTCGTTCACCGGGGCCCTGTTCACCGGGGCGCTGCCGATCCTGGCGGTGTTCTACGTCTGCATGGGGGCGAGCATCGACTTTCGCGCCACGCCCTACATCGTCAAGAAGGGCGGCACGCTGCTCGTCGTGAAGGTCGGCGTCGCGATGATCCTCGGCGTGGTCTTCGGCCGCCTGATCGGCGAGGCGCCGATCGGGGCCGGGCTGTTCGCCGGGCTCTCGACGCTGGCGATCGTGGCCGCCATGAACGACACCAACGGCGGCCTCTACATGGCGCTGATGGGCCAGTACGGCCGTCCGCGGGACGTCGGCGCCTACACGATCATGTGCCTCGAATCCGGGCCCTTCCTCACCATGGTGACGCTCGGCGTCGCCGGCCTGTCGGCCTTCCCCTGGCAGACGATGGTCGGCAGCATCCTGCCGCTCCTCGTCGGCATGCTGCTCGGCAACCTCGACCGCGAGATGCGCGCCTTCCTCGGCCGCGCCGTGCCGGTGATGATCCCGTTCTTCGCCTTCGCGCTCGGCACCGGGCTCGACCTGACCAAGATCTGGCAGGCGGGTCTGCTCGGCCTCGGGCTCGGCGTCGCGGTGGTGGTGGTCACCGGCATCCCGCTGTTCTTCGCCGACCGGCTCACCGGCGGCACCGGGGTGGCGGGCGTCGCCGCCTGCTCGACCGCGGGCAACGCCGCGGCCGTGCCGGCGATCATCGCCGCCGCCAACCCGGCCTATGCCGAAGCCGCAGCCCCCGCGACGGTGCTGGTCGCCGCGACCGTGGTCGTCACCGCGATCCTGACGCCGCTCGCCACCGCCTGGACCGCCCGGCATTTCGGCGAGCCGGTCGAGGCCGCGGCCGACGCCGAGGCGACGGACGCCGAGCCCGTGCCGGAGCGGGCCTGAGCCATGGCGCGCCGCTGGCTCATCCTCGCCGACGACCTCACGGGTGCGGCCGACTGCGCCATCGCCTTCGCCCGGCGCGGCCGCTCGGCGGTCGTGCAGTGGGGCGAGGCGGGCCGCGAGGCGCAGGAGGACGTCGTCTCCCACGACGCCGATAGCCGCCAGCTCGGGCCCGAGGCCGCCGCTTCGCGCCACGCCGCCCTGACTGAGCGCCTGCACCGGCCGGGCGCCGGGATGTTCAAGAAGATCGACTCGACCTTGCGCGGGCAGCCGGCGGCGGAACTCGCCGCGACGCTCGACGGGGTGCGCCGGCGGACCGGCCGGGCGTTCGGGGTCCTGGCGCCGGCCTTCCCGGCGACCGGACGCACCACGAAGGGCGGGCGGATCCTGGTCGCGGGCCGGCCGCTGGAGGAGACCGAGCTCTGGCGGCGCGACCACACCTACCCGACCGGCGCGCTCCCCGCGATGCTGGACGGGGCCGGCCTCGCGAGCACGGTGATCGACCTCGCGACCGTGCGGGCCGGCGGCGACGCCCTGCGCGACGCCCTCGCGGCCGCCGCGCGGGACCAATCGGTCGCGGTGCTCGACGCGGACGAGGACGACGACCTCGCGCGCGTCGCCGCCGCCGGCCTCGCGGCGGCGGCGCGGGAGGGCCTGGACGAGAGCCTGGTCTGGATCGGCAGCGCCGGCCTCGCCCACGCCCTGGCGGCGGCCGAGGACGCGCCGCCCGCCCCGGCCCGCACGGTCGCGAGCGGCCCGGGCGGCACGCTCGTGGTGGTGGGGAGCCTCGCGGCGGTCTCCCGCGCCGCATCCCGCAGGCTGGCGGCCGAGGCGCGGATGCGCCACGTCCCGGTGGCACCCGAGTGGCTGCTCGCGGCGAGCGAGGAGGAGCGGACGCGCTGGCGCGACGCCGTCACCGCGCGCCTCGCCGTCGGGGACGACGTCCTGGTCGAGGTCTCCATGGGCAACGTCTCCACGGGCAACATCTCCGGGGGCGAGGCGCCGGACCTGCGCCTCGGATCGCGCCTCGCGGACGCCCTCGGCGCGCTGCTTTGCCCCACCGCCCGCCATCTCGGCGGGCTGGTGGCGACCGGCGGCGAGACCGCGGCGGCTCTGCTCGCCCATTTCGGGGTCGACGGCCTGGCGCTGATCGACGAGATCGAGCCGGGCGTGTCGCTCGGCCTCACGCGGGGCCGCATCGCCGTGCCGATCGTCACCAAGGCCGGCGCCTTCGGCACCGAGGATACGCTCTCGCGCGCCGTGCACCATCTCCGGGCCATCAGACACGAAGGGTCTCCGACATGAGCCGACCGACCGTCGCGATCACCATGGGCGATGCCTCCGGCATCGGGCCCGAGATCATCATGAAGGCGCTCGCCCGGCCCGACATCGCGGCGCTCTGCCGGCCCGTGGTCGTCGGCGACGCGGAGCGCCTGCGCGAGGCGGGCCGCATCGTCGGGACGGACCTGACCGTGCGGGCGGTTGCCTCGCCCGGCGAGGCGGGCGACGCCCCGGGCGCGATCGCGTGCGTCGATCTCGGGCTGATCCCGCCGGGGCACCCGTTCGGCCGGGTCTCGCCGGTCTCCGGCGAGGCGGCGTTCCGCTACATCGAGCGCGCCGTGAGGATCGTCCAGGCCGGCGAGGCCGCCGCGATCTGCACCGCACCCTTGAGCAAGGAGGCGCTCCACGCCGCCGGCCACAAGTATCCGGGCCATACCGAGCTGCTCGCCGCGCTCACCGG
The sequence above is drawn from the Methylobacterium terrae genome and encodes:
- a CDS encoding PepSY-associated TM helix domain-containing protein, with amino-acid sequence MPAPSHAPAEGAARLRDALHRAVWRWHFYAGLLCLPFLILLSVTGSLYLFKDEIDRTLFSYRTVVAVRAAAPLSPERLVFIAADAVPDATPTTYASPEAPDRAAVVTMAGPSGKTLVYLDPYDGAVLDRVGRDAEAMRVVRRLHSLSFFGPVANGLIEVVAGFTVILVLSGIYLWWPRRPKGGRGGGQCGGILSVRGDPAKRVWWRDLHAVTGFVAGAGLFFLAATGLPWSIVWGDQLRALSNRAGLGLPTELWAGVPVSRVPMGEVLDTTGWALETAPLPRSEAREGVPIGIDRAAEILTGLGMPAGYELALPEGPAGVYAAAAYPRDVTRQRMISLDQYSGRPLVNVTFGDIGLVGRGIQYGIGLHKGEYAGRINQLLMLAFCLATILLAVTAAVMWWKRRPKGRLGVPAWPDDRRAVAGVTGLVVAMGLVFPLTGLAILAMIAVDAGLAGLRRGIRRPATA
- a CDS encoding TonB-dependent receptor family protein → MPTLPGSGVRPRALALLLAFGPGAALAQGAPDTIALDEISVAGAGGPPKAAFGVAAPPGSGPSVIERPVGEIVTAIGRRDVIANRPATTIGQVLVNSPGVTVRQGNGPRDVVVSIRGNNARSTGVVKNMVVLEDGFPLTQPDGASRFDLTDPRAYSRIDVFRGPQSPLFGNYASGGALAFRTRTGREIDGYEVGVDAGSFGYLNHYFTVGGVSGPYEVSLFASDFRLNGFQDHASANTQTVNLLASYTPGPDNRFTLKVINNTLDVDLAARSSLAQYRINPYQRGCATAANAAAGCTTFNLFRNGAFGATVPVTASEGAFGRNDRRTIVAGRWEHDIDADTTWRAQVGFDERNFDQPFYTSSSRGSYPSYNVLTDLTRRGEVFGLPAIGYVALSYNAIDNHIALYNRAPYGGPRLGALTSNQEAVQSNLGGRARGEIALSDRWTGVIGVSAENTWLKGRTLTYAYSANGVTPARADIDRSFLNVAPELALVYRPDEALAVRGRVATGYATPAASTLFVTPAGVPGNNTDLRTQTNLGVDLGVDWSPLPDLRLSLTGFYEFFRNEFVTQSPGAGLLSYTFNAPASEHRGIEAGAEWAFSPGWRATAAYGLNDQFYTRYVEQLSAGSLTARFDRAGRLIPGVPAHQLLARIGYDQPSGPFKGVGAFVEAVYQDGFFLDNANLLKAPGYTILNANIHYDTDLIASYAKRLSLYVEVRNVLNTTYIASAQPLANSISAVTGLQNGASVLATTTGSIFAGAPRSFVGGMKLAF
- a CDS encoding 2-keto-3-deoxygluconate permease, translated to MGEVRIKRAIESVPGGMMVVPLLVGAVIATLFPATPKVFGSFTGALFTGALPILAVFYVCMGASIDFRATPYIVKKGGTLLVVKVGVAMILGVVFGRLIGEAPIGAGLFAGLSTLAIVAAMNDTNGGLYMALMGQYGRPRDVGAYTIMCLESGPFLTMVTLGVAGLSAFPWQTMVGSILPLLVGMLLGNLDREMRAFLGRAVPVMIPFFAFALGTGLDLTKIWQAGLLGLGLGVAVVVVTGIPLFFADRLTGGTGVAGVAACSTAGNAAAVPAIIAAANPAYAEAAAPATVLVAATVVVTAILTPLATAWTARHFGEPVEAAADAEATDAEPVPERA
- a CDS encoding four-carbon acid sugar kinase family protein; the protein is MARRWLILADDLTGAADCAIAFARRGRSAVVQWGEAGREAQEDVVSHDADSRQLGPEAAASRHAALTERLHRPGAGMFKKIDSTLRGQPAAELAATLDGVRRRTGRAFGVLAPAFPATGRTTKGGRILVAGRPLEETELWRRDHTYPTGALPAMLDGAGLASTVIDLATVRAGGDALRDALAAAARDQSVAVLDADEDDDLARVAAAGLAAAAREGLDESLVWIGSAGLAHALAAAEDAPPAPARTVASGPGGTLVVVGSLAAVSRAASRRLAAEARMRHVPVAPEWLLAASEEERTRWRDAVTARLAVGDDVLVEVSMGNVSTGNISGGEAPDLRLGSRLADALGALLCPTARHLGGLVATGGETAAALLAHFGVDGLALIDEIEPGVSLGLTRGRIAVPIVTKAGAFGTEDTLSRAVHHLRAIRHEGSPT